The following proteins are co-located in the Maridesulfovibrio sp. genome:
- a CDS encoding XdhC family aldehyde oxidoreductase maturation factor, producing the protein MKKLISNLCTQLESGNDLILASIVKSSGSTPRSSGSKMLVMRDGSIDGTIGGGLVEALVQKEAAKLFNEPANTVSFREFDLSNELAANADMICGGHVEVMLEHLPAEQETIAVFSAVNEALRSGKHSVLFTVSVEGAIKERQAVRPCCQLPQLQSAEEKEATRLLEAALKSGTPVMENIAGALLTTEAFIPQPDLFIFGAGHVSRPTAELASAVNFRTVVLDDRADFANRERFPQAAEIHVLPDFKECFTGLEVNDNSYIIIVTRGHLHDKTVLGQALATPARYVGMIGSSKKRNAIYDALREEGVAQKEIDRCHCPIGLSIGAQTPEEIAVSIVGELIQKRAGG; encoded by the coding sequence ATGAAAAAACTTATTTCCAACCTCTGTACCCAGCTCGAATCCGGCAACGACCTCATTCTGGCTTCAATTGTAAAAAGCTCCGGTTCCACTCCCCGTTCTTCGGGCAGCAAGATGCTCGTCATGCGCGACGGCTCTATTGACGGAACCATCGGGGGCGGACTGGTCGAAGCTCTGGTTCAGAAAGAAGCCGCAAAACTTTTTAACGAACCGGCAAATACTGTATCTTTCCGTGAGTTTGACCTCTCCAATGAACTTGCGGCCAATGCGGATATGATCTGCGGTGGACACGTGGAAGTAATGCTGGAGCACCTTCCTGCGGAACAGGAAACCATAGCTGTTTTTTCCGCTGTGAACGAGGCTTTGCGCAGCGGCAAACACTCAGTACTGTTCACTGTTTCTGTGGAGGGGGCTATCAAGGAAAGGCAGGCCGTGCGTCCATGTTGCCAATTGCCGCAACTTCAATCTGCTGAAGAAAAAGAAGCAACCAGACTGCTTGAAGCAGCCCTTAAATCCGGCACTCCGGTAATGGAGAATATTGCAGGAGCACTGCTTACCACTGAAGCATTTATTCCTCAGCCGGACCTCTTCATTTTCGGCGCCGGACACGTTTCCCGGCCAACGGCAGAGCTGGCCTCAGCAGTTAATTTCCGTACAGTAGTACTGGATGACCGAGCAGATTTCGCTAACAGGGAAAGATTCCCGCAGGCTGCTGAAATCCATGTCCTGCCCGATTTCAAAGAATGTTTTACAGGACTGGAGGTAAACGACAATTCGTACATAATTATCGTAACCAGAGGTCATTTACACGATAAGACTGTGTTGGGGCAGGCATTAGCCACCCCGGCCCGCTACGTGGGCATGATCGGCAGTTCCAAAAAACGCAACGCCATATACGATGCCCTGCGCGAAGAGGGAGTTGCGCAGAAAGAAATCGACCGTTGCCACTGCCCGATAGGCCTTTCAATCGGAGCACAGACACCTGAAGAAATCGCGGTATCAATTGTAGGAGAACTGATCCAAAAACGTGCCGGGGGTTGA
- a CDS encoding DVU_1553 family AMP-dependent CoA ligase, which translates to MTERPLGKWLNLRMGRDPEMQPVSVRELQEWQFASLRQTLFQAVRNCPFYHERLAGVQTGAVHYPADLEKLPFTTAEDLRNGPENFLCVSQDEVARAVTLASSGSSGPPKRLFFTAGDLERTIEFFQYGMSPMLKEGETILAILPDSRPGGVGSLFAESISLLGGETVLPVNPSYISTLLNLLLDSHASCILGPAIQIHALARMLESKGITINHVRSVLLCWDVLPQTSMQTIARVFGCEVFSHWGMTETCLGGGVECHSGSGMHLREPDFFVEIINPATGKQIPDGHKGEIVISTLSRRAMPLIRYRTGDVGCIMPDECSCGLPLRRLGAVEGRLDDGIILPGGTRLDLGELNNIILAHKDILDFTVDYHTDELALSFKLDVLPESKPSPEIKQMLMGYPKIQQACANHNLKISTRLANQNGTIHSGFGKRSITVNPIKAGIL; encoded by the coding sequence ATGACTGAACGCCCGCTGGGTAAATGGCTCAATCTACGCATGGGCCGTGATCCCGAGATGCAACCTGTCTCTGTGCGCGAACTGCAGGAATGGCAGTTTGCGTCTTTGCGCCAGACACTGTTTCAAGCAGTAAGAAACTGTCCCTTCTATCATGAGCGACTGGCCGGAGTTCAAACCGGAGCCGTACACTATCCTGCGGACCTCGAAAAACTTCCCTTCACCACCGCGGAAGACCTGCGCAACGGTCCCGAGAATTTTCTCTGTGTCTCACAGGACGAAGTTGCCCGAGCCGTCACTCTGGCCAGCTCCGGCTCCAGCGGCCCGCCCAAAAGACTATTTTTCACAGCCGGAGACCTTGAGCGGACCATCGAATTTTTCCAGTACGGAATGTCCCCCATGCTTAAGGAAGGGGAAACCATTCTGGCAATCCTGCCTGACTCCCGCCCCGGAGGAGTAGGCTCACTCTTCGCGGAATCAATTTCACTACTGGGCGGCGAAACCGTGCTTCCGGTCAATCCTTCATATATCAGCACCCTGCTCAACCTGCTGCTCGACAGCCATGCCAGCTGCATTTTAGGTCCGGCTATCCAGATTCATGCCTTAGCCCGGATGTTGGAAAGCAAGGGGATCACCATCAACCATGTCCGCTCAGTGCTGCTCTGCTGGGATGTGCTGCCGCAGACCAGCATGCAGACTATTGCCCGGGTATTCGGCTGCGAAGTATTTTCCCACTGGGGCATGACTGAGACCTGCCTCGGCGGAGGAGTGGAATGTCACTCCGGTTCAGGCATGCATCTGCGCGAACCGGACTTCTTTGTGGAAATCATCAACCCGGCCACGGGAAAGCAGATTCCGGACGGACACAAAGGCGAAATTGTTATCAGCACCCTTTCCCGCAGGGCCATGCCCCTGATCCGCTACCGTACCGGTGATGTAGGCTGCATCATGCCTGATGAATGTTCCTGCGGCCTGCCGCTGCGCAGACTGGGGGCAGTAGAAGGCAGGCTTGATGACGGCATAATTCTGCCCGGCGGCACCAGATTGGACTTGGGTGAACTGAATAATATTATCCTTGCCCATAAAGATATTCTCGACTTCACGGTTGATTATCATACTGATGAACTGGCCCTGTCTTTCAAACTGGATGTACTGCCCGAAAGCAAACCAAGCCCGGAAATAAAACAAATGCTTATGGGTTATCCCAAAATCCAGCAGGCTTGTGCCAACCACAATTTGAAAATATCAACCAGACTTGCTAATCAGAACGGCACTATCCATTCCGGATTCGGCAAGCGTTCCATAACAGTAAACCCGATAAAGGCCGGTATCCTATGA
- the trsM gene encoding DVU_1556 family methyltransferase: protein MTGTPLWEKSILRNAAGNTLRPGGFTLTDRAAKLSRLKPGARVLDVGCGLGATVEHLHDRHGFKAFGMDYSPRQLSEAPTYLPLTRADGSNLPYADSCFDAVFCECVLSLMPSKEKSILEFKRVLTKGGKLIISDLYQRGKGQNKCSDGSCASTPLYLGRIEQIFKENEMQITTIEDHSRLLVELAAKLVFAGEKNPTAGQNCCDRPGYMLLIAEY, encoded by the coding sequence ATGACCGGAACGCCGCTCTGGGAAAAATCCATCCTCCGCAATGCCGCCGGAAACACCCTGCGCCCCGGAGGATTTACCCTCACCGACCGTGCCGCTAAGTTGTCCCGGCTGAAGCCCGGTGCACGGGTTCTGGATGTGGGCTGTGGGCTGGGCGCAACGGTTGAACATCTGCATGACAGACACGGTTTCAAAGCCTTCGGCATGGATTATTCCCCGCGCCAGCTTTCCGAAGCACCGACATATCTGCCGCTGACCCGCGCTGACGGCTCTAACCTGCCCTATGCAGACTCCTGTTTTGACGCCGTTTTCTGCGAATGCGTGCTCTCGTTAATGCCTAGTAAGGAAAAATCTATTCTAGAATTCAAGCGAGTACTCACAAAAGGTGGAAAACTGATTATCAGTGACCTTTACCAACGTGGAAAAGGGCAGAATAAATGCAGTGACGGATCATGTGCCAGTACGCCGCTTTATCTGGGACGCATAGAACAGATTTTTAAAGAAAACGAAATGCAGATAACGACAATCGAAGACCATTCCAGACTGCTGGTTGAATTGGCCGCAAAATTGGTTTTCGCCGGAGAAAAGAATCCCACAGCAGGGCAGAATTGCTGCGACCGCCCCGGTTATATGTTGTTGATCGCTGAATATTAA
- the trsS gene encoding radical SAM (seleno)protein TrsS: MDISFDVAATESLCPVCLKKISAHRVTENGESRIVKECPEHGKFSTPFWRGDPAISGWSRPKIPSAPPVMDTTESKGCPFDCGLCPDHNQHTCTTLVEITWRCDLNCKVCFASAGQKVPADPTIPELDKLLQKVRATAGPCNLQLSGGEPAVRDDLPRIAELAKRHGFPFVQVNTNGVRVAQAPGLAKRWSASGVDSAFLQFDGTNDHIYKTIRGRNLLEEKIKAIENLTAAGIGVVLVPTVVPGVNDDDIGEILKLAVSYAPGVRGVHFQPVSYFGRYPTPPSDDMRITLPEIMTALEEQSGTLVHREDFMPPGCEHSLCSFHANYLVMEDGSLKKLSAKKEGCCTPKPASEGADKSKAFVRRQWSAPGETCECQKPLDDLDRFLNRAKTHILAISGMAFQDAWTLDLDRLKGCCIHVADPDGRLIPFCAYNLTAMDGSTLYRRMIDD, translated from the coding sequence ATGGATATTAGTTTTGATGTTGCTGCGACAGAATCCCTCTGCCCGGTCTGCCTGAAAAAAATTTCTGCGCATAGAGTTACTGAAAACGGCGAAAGCCGCATTGTAAAAGAATGTCCGGAACACGGGAAATTCAGCACTCCCTTCTGGCGGGGTGACCCCGCAATTTCCGGCTGGTCACGTCCTAAAATCCCCTCGGCTCCCCCGGTGATGGATACAACTGAAAGCAAGGGTTGTCCTTTTGATTGCGGTCTTTGCCCGGACCACAACCAGCACACCTGCACCACATTGGTTGAAATAACATGGCGTTGCGATTTAAACTGCAAGGTCTGCTTTGCATCAGCAGGACAGAAAGTCCCGGCTGATCCGACCATTCCTGAACTGGACAAACTGCTGCAAAAAGTCCGCGCCACTGCCGGACCGTGCAACCTGCAGCTTTCCGGCGGCGAACCGGCTGTACGCGACGATCTGCCACGCATTGCCGAACTGGCCAAAAGGCATGGTTTTCCATTTGTGCAGGTCAATACAAATGGAGTGAGAGTAGCCCAAGCCCCCGGATTGGCAAAACGCTGGTCTGCAAGCGGGGTAGATTCCGCATTTTTGCAATTCGACGGCACCAATGACCATATTTACAAGACCATCAGGGGCCGCAACCTGCTGGAAGAGAAAATTAAAGCAATTGAGAACCTCACTGCGGCGGGGATCGGGGTAGTACTGGTGCCTACGGTTGTTCCCGGCGTAAACGACGATGACATCGGAGAAATCCTGAAACTGGCTGTTTCATACGCTCCGGGAGTTCGCGGGGTACATTTCCAGCCGGTCAGTTATTTCGGACGCTATCCCACCCCGCCTTCAGACGACATGCGCATTACCCTGCCCGAAATCATGACCGCCTTAGAGGAACAGAGCGGGACGCTGGTCCATCGGGAGGATTTCATGCCTCCGGGCTGTGAACACTCCCTGTGCTCCTTCCACGCGAATTATCTGGTAATGGAAGACGGCAGCTTAAAAAAACTGTCCGCCAAAAAGGAAGGCTGCTGCACCCCTAAACCGGCTTCCGAAGGGGCAGATAAATCCAAGGCTTTCGTGCGCCGTCAGTGGTCAGCACCGGGGGAAACCTGCGAGTGCCAAAAACCGCTGGACGATCTCGACCGCTTTTTGAACCGGGCCAAGACCCACATTCTGGCAATATCCGGAATGGCATTTCAAGATGCATGGACACTTGACCTTGACCGCTTAAAAGGGTGTTGTATCCACGTGGCCGATCCCGACGGCAGGCTTATTCCTTTCTGTGCCTACAATCTTACTGCCATGGACGGCTCCACCTTATACAGGAGGATGATTGATGACTGA
- a CDS encoding molybdopterin-dependent aldehyde oxidoreductase, with protein sequence MLKRTLKVNGVEKFIICDNDDTLASVLREKLGLLSVKIGCGTGQCGSCSVIIDGKLKRTCALKMKRVEDFTEILTTEGIGTPTNLHPIQLAWIAHGGAQCGFCTPGFVVSTYALLLANPKPTRGNIREWFQKHRNACRCTGYKPLVDAVQDAAAVMRGDMSKEELMFKMPEDQRIWGSKYPRPTAVAKVTGTLEYGADLGLNMPEGSLKCALVQAEVSHANVISIDTSEAEAMEGVEKVVTYKDIKGKNRITGLITFPTNKGDGWDRPILADEKIFQYGDAIAIVCATSEKIAKAAAKKVKVELEQLPEYMDAPSAMAEDAIEIHPGTPNVYFEQKIVKGEETAPIFDKADVVLEGSYYVQRQPHMPIEPDVGFAFLDDDGKLNIHSKSIGLHLHAAMIAPGLGIELENLIMVQNYAGGTFGYKFSPTMEALVGAACLATGKPVFLNYTWEQQQQYTGKRSPFFTDIRLAASKDGKLLGMETDWICDHGPYSEFGDLLTLRGAQFIGAGYKLENIRGLGKTVCTNHAWGSAFRGYGAPESEFGYEVMMDELAEKIGMDPFDLREKNVYRESQGDTTPTGCKPEVYCMEDIFTAGRPKYEELKKWAAEDAAEGFKRGVGIAVGIYGSGLDGPDTAESAIELNKDGSVTLFNCWHDHGQGADIGCLGTAHETLRPLGLKPEQIHLVMNDTRNCPNGGPAGGSRSQVVVGNAIIAACRNLMDAMRKADNSYMNYDEMVAAGKALRYEGKWSAPATDCDENGQGSPFACYMYGLFMSGVEVEIATGKVQVEKMKLVADIGKINNKLAVDGQMYGGLAQGVGLALTEDYEDIKKHSTMVGAGFPYIQQIPDDIELVYVETERPDGPHGASGVGELPLTTPHASIINAIYNACGARVTHLPARPEKVLAAMKG encoded by the coding sequence ATGCTCAAACGGACTCTAAAAGTTAACGGCGTAGAGAAATTCATCATTTGCGACAATGATGATACTCTCGCCAGTGTTCTGCGCGAAAAGCTCGGTCTGCTGAGTGTTAAAATCGGTTGCGGAACCGGACAGTGCGGTAGCTGCTCCGTCATCATCGACGGTAAACTCAAGCGTACTTGCGCCCTCAAAATGAAACGGGTTGAAGATTTCACCGAAATCCTCACCACTGAAGGTATCGGTACCCCCACCAATCTGCACCCCATCCAGCTCGCATGGATTGCCCACGGCGGCGCACAGTGCGGTTTCTGTACCCCCGGTTTTGTTGTTTCCACCTATGCCCTGCTTCTCGCTAATCCCAAACCGACCCGTGGAAATATCCGCGAATGGTTCCAGAAGCATCGCAACGCCTGCCGCTGCACCGGTTACAAACCGCTGGTTGACGCAGTTCAGGACGCAGCAGCAGTTATGCGCGGCGACATGAGCAAAGAAGAACTGATGTTCAAAATGCCCGAAGACCAGCGCATCTGGGGCTCCAAATATCCCCGCCCCACCGCAGTTGCCAAAGTTACCGGTACTCTCGAATACGGTGCAGACCTCGGCCTGAATATGCCTGAAGGTTCCCTCAAATGCGCTCTGGTACAGGCTGAAGTTTCCCACGCCAACGTTATCTCCATTGATACTTCCGAAGCAGAAGCAATGGAAGGCGTTGAAAAAGTTGTTACCTACAAAGACATCAAGGGTAAAAACCGCATTACCGGTCTGATCACCTTCCCCACCAACAAAGGTGACGGTTGGGATCGCCCCATCCTCGCAGATGAAAAAATCTTCCAGTACGGTGACGCTATCGCCATCGTCTGCGCTACTTCCGAAAAAATCGCGAAAGCAGCAGCCAAGAAAGTTAAAGTTGAGCTGGAACAGCTGCCCGAATACATGGACGCTCCTTCCGCTATGGCTGAAGACGCCATTGAAATTCATCCCGGCACCCCCAACGTTTACTTTGAACAGAAGATCGTTAAGGGCGAAGAAACCGCTCCCATCTTCGACAAAGCAGACGTTGTTCTCGAAGGTTCATACTATGTACAGCGCCAGCCGCACATGCCCATCGAGCCGGACGTAGGTTTTGCTTTCCTCGATGATGACGGCAAGCTCAACATCCACTCCAAATCCATCGGCCTGCATCTGCACGCAGCCATGATCGCACCCGGTCTCGGTATCGAGTTGGAAAACCTGATCATGGTTCAGAACTACGCCGGCGGTACCTTCGGTTACAAGTTCTCCCCCACCATGGAAGCACTGGTCGGCGCAGCCTGCCTCGCAACCGGAAAGCCTGTATTCCTGAACTACACTTGGGAACAGCAGCAGCAGTACACCGGTAAACGCTCTCCCTTCTTCACCGACATCCGCCTTGCCGCAAGCAAAGACGGTAAACTGCTCGGCATGGAAACCGACTGGATCTGCGACCACGGTCCCTACTCCGAATTCGGTGACCTGCTGACCCTGCGCGGTGCTCAGTTCATCGGTGCCGGTTACAAACTGGAAAACATCCGCGGCCTCGGTAAAACAGTCTGCACCAACCACGCTTGGGGCTCCGCTTTCCGCGGTTACGGTGCTCCTGAATCCGAATTCGGCTACGAAGTCATGATGGACGAACTGGCTGAAAAAATCGGTATGGACCCCTTCGATCTGCGTGAAAAGAACGTCTACCGTGAAAGCCAGGGAGATACCACTCCCACCGGTTGTAAACCTGAGGTTTACTGCATGGAAGACATCTTCACCGCCGGTCGCCCCAAGTATGAAGAGCTGAAGAAATGGGCTGCTGAAGATGCTGCTGAAGGCTTCAAACGCGGCGTTGGTATCGCAGTAGGTATCTACGGTTCCGGTCTTGACGGTCCTGACACCGCAGAATCCGCAATCGAACTGAACAAAGACGGTTCCGTAACCCTCTTCAACTGCTGGCATGACCACGGTCAGGGTGCAGACATCGGTTGTCTGGGCACTGCCCACGAAACCCTGCGTCCCCTCGGCCTCAAGCCTGAGCAGATTCATCTGGTCATGAACGACACCCGCAACTGCCCCAACGGCGGTCCCGCCGGCGGTAGCCGCTCACAGGTTGTTGTAGGTAACGCTATCATCGCAGCATGCCGCAACCTGATGGATGCCATGCGCAAGGCAGACAACTCCTACATGAACTACGACGAAATGGTCGCAGCCGGCAAAGCTCTCCGTTACGAAGGTAAATGGTCAGCTCCGGCAACCGATTGTGACGAAAACGGTCAGGGTAGCCCCTTTGCCTGCTACATGTACGGTCTGTTCATGTCCGGCGTAGAAGTTGAAATTGCAACCGGTAAAGTTCAGGTTGAAAAGATGAAACTCGTTGCCGACATCGGTAAGATCAACAACAAACTTGCTGTTGACGGTCAGATGTACGGCGGTCTGGCACAGGGTGTCGGTCTGGCCCTCACTGAGGACTACGAAGACATCAAGAAGCACTCCACCATGGTCGGTGCAGGCTTCCCCTACATCCAGCAGATCCCCGATGATATCGAACTGGTATACGTTGAAACCGAACGTCCCGACGGCCCCCACGGTGCCTCCGGTGTTGGTGAGCTTCCGCTGACCACCCCGCACGCTTCCATTATCAACGCTATCTACAATGCCTGCGGCGCACGCGTAACCCATCTCCCGGCTCGCCCCGAGAAGGTTCTCGCTGCTATGAAAGGCTAA
- a CDS encoding DVU_1555 family C-GCAxxG-C-C protein, giving the protein MTDTDIRIMQLNGAGYCCAQIMIILCLDNLQQENPDLVRAAQGLCMGMGDCAGTCGILSGGLCALGLYAGKGTDVETAEDNYPLLVETFREWFKERVSTEFGGIKCSDILDGECGAPRADRCGVLLGEAYAQLVNILLENGFDPAVGRDDSDGY; this is encoded by the coding sequence ATGACCGACACAGATATCAGAATAATGCAACTTAACGGCGCTGGTTACTGCTGCGCCCAGATAATGATCATCCTCTGCCTTGATAACCTGCAGCAGGAAAATCCTGACCTTGTGCGAGCAGCGCAAGGCTTATGCATGGGCATGGGCGACTGTGCCGGAACCTGCGGCATATTGAGCGGAGGTCTCTGCGCGCTGGGACTTTATGCGGGCAAGGGAACTGACGTTGAGACGGCTGAAGATAATTATCCCCTGCTGGTGGAAACCTTTCGGGAATGGTTCAAGGAAAGGGTCAGCACAGAATTCGGCGGCATAAAATGCAGCGATATTCTGGACGGGGAATGCGGAGCACCGAGGGCGGACCGTTGCGGAGTTCTGCTCGGCGAAGCATATGCTCAACTGGTGAATATTTTACTGGAAAACGGATTTGATCCGGCTGTTGGAAGGGATGATTCTGATGGATATTAG
- a CDS encoding pyridine nucleotide-disulfide oxidoreductase/dicluster-binding protein has translation MDQKNLRDWEARCTQEEPPKCKARCPLHVDGREFCRLLAADQIDKAWAVLCKTMPFPAVTARICGGDCQSDCLRSQKGGGIELAALERFAAENAKRSPMIRALPPKGKNIAVFGAHLAGMAAAWDLGKKGFTVIVFCEDKLQGFESLPADRVSNEVIEKEMAQLSKMNVSFAEHGKPDPQTIMAACESFDAVFIDPLVYNSAQLGISEVDPATLQTSIEFLFASPEANGKSLIELLAIGRKGALSIERKLQNASLTAGRDREAPFETRLFTNISKVEAVPPVKVPAEGFSSEQAREEASRCMLCECMECVNNCAYLKEFKSYPKAYARQIYNNAAIVMGTRMANTMINSCMLCGLCEKVCPENFAMQDLCLEARQDLVVKGHMPPSAHEFAFRDMDFADSSVCALVRHQPGTSTSSRVFFPGCQLSASDPEAIERTYEHLCSTLDGGTGLLLRCCGAPADWAGQKEMFERKMESLKRDWESLGRPQIIAACPSCMESLHKGLPEADVISLWAILSSNAGHFKQSPEAELLSLQDPCSARDNHELMTDVRLLLSELDIAFDEPELSGTHTECCGFGGLLANANEPLSRKTAERRADKLAHDGITYCAMCRDMLAKAGKRCQHILDILFPEGKKDPAGRIAPGSSARRENRVRLKETLLRKTWNEQPEPRSDYESLAVEFTAEAAKMMEERRILLSDVQKTLHAMQDSAKVLENTESGHKLVQFRPVTVTYWIEYEMNGGTYLVHRVWSHRMRVLGIGGSS, from the coding sequence ATGGATCAAAAAAATTTACGCGACTGGGAAGCTAGGTGTACTCAGGAAGAGCCGCCTAAATGTAAAGCCCGCTGTCCGCTGCATGTGGATGGTCGGGAATTTTGCCGTTTATTGGCAGCAGACCAGATAGATAAAGCTTGGGCCGTACTCTGCAAGACCATGCCCTTTCCTGCGGTCACCGCCCGCATCTGTGGGGGGGACTGTCAAAGCGACTGTCTGCGCTCTCAAAAAGGCGGCGGTATTGAGTTGGCCGCGTTAGAGCGCTTTGCCGCAGAAAATGCCAAACGCTCGCCCATGATCCGGGCATTGCCTCCCAAAGGCAAAAACATTGCCGTTTTCGGAGCCCATCTAGCAGGTATGGCCGCTGCGTGGGACCTCGGCAAAAAGGGATTTACCGTTATTGTTTTTTGTGAAGACAAGCTTCAAGGGTTCGAAAGTCTCCCGGCAGACAGGGTCAGCAATGAAGTTATTGAAAAGGAAATGGCCCAGCTAAGCAAAATGAATGTTTCCTTTGCGGAACACGGCAAACCCGACCCGCAAACAATTATGGCCGCCTGCGAAAGTTTCGATGCTGTATTCATTGATCCCTTGGTATACAACAGTGCGCAGCTGGGAATAAGTGAAGTGGACCCTGCCACGTTACAAACCAGCATTGAATTCCTGTTCGCATCTCCGGAAGCAAACGGAAAATCACTCATCGAACTTCTCGCCATCGGTCGCAAGGGCGCCCTTTCCATTGAACGTAAATTACAAAATGCCTCTCTCACTGCCGGACGGGACCGCGAAGCCCCTTTTGAAACAAGGCTTTTTACCAATATCAGCAAGGTTGAAGCTGTTCCCCCGGTAAAAGTTCCTGCCGAAGGTTTCTCTTCGGAACAGGCCCGTGAAGAAGCTTCCCGATGCATGCTCTGTGAATGCATGGAATGCGTGAACAATTGTGCTTATCTGAAAGAATTCAAGAGCTACCCTAAGGCATACGCCCGCCAGATTTACAACAACGCCGCCATTGTCATGGGCACCCGCATGGCTAACACCATGATCAATTCCTGCATGCTCTGCGGACTGTGTGAAAAAGTCTGTCCTGAAAATTTTGCCATGCAGGATCTCTGTCTCGAAGCCCGGCAGGATCTTGTTGTTAAAGGACATATGCCGCCTTCTGCTCATGAATTCGCCTTCCGCGATATGGATTTTGCAGATTCCTCAGTCTGTGCGCTGGTCAGACACCAGCCGGGAACATCTACAAGTTCCCGGGTTTTCTTCCCCGGCTGCCAGCTGAGTGCATCAGACCCCGAAGCCATTGAACGGACATACGAACATCTCTGCTCCACTCTGGATGGCGGAACCGGACTTCTGCTGCGCTGCTGCGGTGCACCCGCAGACTGGGCCGGGCAGAAAGAAATGTTTGAACGTAAAATGGAATCTCTGAAACGGGACTGGGAATCACTTGGACGCCCGCAGATTATCGCTGCCTGCCCATCCTGTATGGAAAGCCTGCATAAGGGATTGCCCGAAGCGGATGTCATTTCCCTCTGGGCGATCTTAAGCTCGAATGCCGGACATTTTAAACAATCCCCGGAAGCTGAACTGCTTTCATTACAGGACCCCTGTTCTGCACGCGACAATCATGAACTTATGACTGATGTGCGTTTACTGCTCAGCGAACTGGATATTGCTTTTGATGAACCGGAACTTTCCGGCACGCATACCGAATGCTGCGGCTTCGGCGGACTTCTTGCCAATGCCAATGAACCGCTTTCCCGCAAGACTGCTGAGCGCAGGGCCGATAAACTGGCCCATGACGGCATAACTTACTGTGCCATGTGCCGGGACATGCTCGCCAAAGCCGGAAAACGCTGCCAGCACATTCTCGACATTCTTTTCCCTGAAGGCAAAAAAGACCCGGCAGGTCGTATTGCGCCCGGATCTTCCGCCCGCCGTGAAAACAGGGTCCGCCTGAAAGAAACACTGCTCCGCAAAACATGGAACGAACAGCCCGAACCGCGCAGCGATTATGAATCCCTTGCCGTTGAATTCACAGCTGAAGCCGCAAAGATGATGGAGGAACGGCGCATCCTTTTATCAGACGTGCAGAAGACACTGCATGCAATGCAGGATTCAGCGAAAGTGCTGGAGAACACAGAAAGCGGACACAAACTTGTTCAGTTCCGGCCCGTTACGGTTACCTACTGGATCGAATATGAAATGAATGGCGGGACCTATCTGGTTCACCGGGTCTGGTCCCATCGTATGCGGGTGTTGGGGATAGGAGGTAGTTCATGA
- a CDS encoding DVU_1557 family redox protein: protein MSTLKVLDEDFSSWKCATCGHNLKPSPVELEYLDSRFNVELPACPACGLVLIPEELALGKMAEVERMLEDK, encoded by the coding sequence ATGAGTACTTTAAAAGTTCTGGATGAAGATTTTTCTTCATGGAAATGTGCAACATGCGGCCACAACCTGAAACCATCACCAGTGGAGCTGGAATATCTGGACAGCAGGTTCAATGTGGAATTACCCGCCTGCCCTGCTTGTGGATTGGTACTTATTCCCGAAGAACTGGCACTGGGCAAAATGGCTGAAGTGGAACGGATGCTGGAGGATAAATAA